In the Mycolicibacterium thermoresistibile genome, one interval contains:
- a CDS encoding SDR family NAD(P)-dependent oxidoreductase, translating into MDLTGKVALITGGTRGIGYGIAERLAAHGATVALVARSPEKGAEALQRLNAEGRAFFYACDVLERDSVEETVDAVIEQNGGVDILVNNAGGADGFALIHEMTDEAWQKAGTWILDQVFWFTRRCLPHMVDQRWGRIVNISSIASKQAKKPGSSHYITFKHALNGFSKATARDYGELGITCNAICPGPVETDLMREAGRASAARRGVSYEDYLKNYAADTMTKQLNTVEQVAATCALLVSDEGAGITGTAINVDGGTLPW; encoded by the coding sequence ATGGACTTGACCGGCAAGGTCGCTCTGATCACCGGCGGCACCCGGGGAATCGGCTACGGGATCGCCGAACGCCTCGCCGCGCACGGTGCGACGGTGGCGCTGGTGGCACGCTCGCCGGAGAAGGGCGCCGAGGCGCTGCAGCGGCTGAACGCCGAGGGCCGCGCGTTCTTCTACGCCTGCGATGTCCTCGAACGCGACTCGGTGGAGGAAACCGTCGACGCCGTGATCGAGCAGAACGGCGGGGTCGACATCCTCGTCAACAACGCAGGGGGCGCGGACGGCTTCGCCCTGATCCACGAGATGACCGACGAGGCGTGGCAGAAGGCCGGAACGTGGATCCTCGATCAGGTGTTCTGGTTCACCCGTCGCTGCCTCCCCCACATGGTGGATCAGCGATGGGGAAGAATCGTGAACATCTCCTCGATCGCCTCGAAGCAGGCGAAGAAGCCGGGATCGAGCCACTACATCACGTTCAAGCACGCCCTCAACGGATTCTCCAAGGCCACGGCCCGCGACTACGGGGAACTGGGGATCACGTGTAACGCCATATGCCCGGGGCCGGTGGAGACCGACCTGATGCGGGAGGCCGGTCGCGCATCCGCCGCGCGGCGGGGCGTCTCATACGAGGACTACCTGAAGAACTACGCCGCCGACACGATGACCAAACAGCTCAACACGGTCGAGCAGGTCGCCGCGACCTGCGCACTGCTGGTCTCGGACGAGGGCGCCGGAATCACCGGTACGGCAATCAATGTCGACGGTGGGACCCTGCCTTGGTAG
- a CDS encoding PEP/pyruvate-binding domain-containing protein, which translates to MSYIVEFSEPAAVQRAVAGGKGAHLASLTTAGFTVPPGFVVTVDAFDAAVTRNIGADVEKILAGTDFADADAVEEAAAKVRALVTDLDVPADIASAITAAYNKLGSDAAVAVRSSGTAEDMAEASFAGQYDTYLDVVGTTAVLDAVKRCWASLYTTRAVAYRSGKELDTSTVKLAVVVQEMVEAEVSGVMFTANPFTTATDELVINASWGLGEGIVSGILTPDQFTLDKADLTVRDVTIGPKEVRVVRNPETGQGTVTLDNDEASRARRTLDDAALVRLGDIGRRIEEHFDSLPQDVEWAYADDTFYVLQSRAVTGVDFTWDDDVDAWQWSRPHADTIWTRGFADEYWTGAITPLFYSVRGAEQTSSYQRSAKLWGADRLAALPQFKYHKAEVYFNVENQEEFLRYTCPPMFRAAASGYLPPSRAAAVAEDPFSWAGYAKIHARILGLDITQSFHKWIASVEDYMQNRIEEADGLGDEELRKLTDRALQKYIDDRMEFVEGLLYNMWSGFQIHASLVLNGLGTLLAKWYDGDNQMIFVDLITGLPQRTITLQENLDLWDLAAEIRRSPALRKLFEQSEPHEFFDKLAVHPDGAEAHRRYQQLLKDHGHRGHADRDFIFPRRIEDPSIDYRSLQALLSGDGMQRPDEQERKQAAKREAATADVIARLEAKPFGRLRADLFRMLLDYAHRFMVLRDDERHYVDRATMSKKRAFLELGRRLLARDLIERLDDVYFLTKDELYELMAERAPQALVRAKIAGRRKQFEAFDRKDAIPPMYLQHGREWIDPTEISGGDVDPRALQGLPTSPGTVEGRARVVRELDGIGCLEKGDILITNSTDPGWTPVFAIIGGLILETGGMLAHGSCLSREYGLPAVTVANACSHIADGAHIRVDGHTGMVSVLDDELAAAR; encoded by the coding sequence ATGTCCTACATCGTTGAGTTTTCCGAACCAGCAGCCGTCCAGCGCGCAGTTGCGGGCGGTAAAGGAGCGCATCTGGCGTCCCTGACCACCGCGGGATTCACCGTCCCGCCGGGTTTCGTCGTCACCGTCGACGCGTTCGATGCTGCCGTGACACGGAACATCGGTGCGGACGTGGAGAAGATCCTCGCCGGGACCGACTTCGCTGATGCGGATGCCGTCGAGGAGGCGGCCGCGAAGGTGCGCGCACTGGTCACCGACCTGGACGTGCCGGCCGACATCGCCTCCGCCATCACCGCCGCCTACAACAAGCTGGGTTCCGACGCGGCGGTGGCGGTCAGGTCCTCGGGCACCGCGGAGGACATGGCCGAGGCCTCGTTCGCCGGTCAGTACGACACCTATCTCGATGTCGTCGGGACCACGGCGGTCCTGGATGCGGTCAAGAGGTGCTGGGCCTCGCTCTACACCACACGCGCGGTCGCGTACCGCAGTGGCAAGGAACTCGACACCTCCACGGTGAAGCTCGCGGTGGTGGTGCAGGAGATGGTGGAGGCGGAGGTCTCCGGGGTCATGTTCACTGCCAACCCCTTCACCACCGCCACGGATGAACTCGTGATCAACGCCAGCTGGGGGCTGGGTGAGGGCATCGTCTCGGGGATCCTCACCCCCGACCAGTTCACGCTGGACAAGGCGGACCTTACGGTCCGTGACGTCACCATCGGCCCCAAAGAGGTTCGGGTGGTGCGGAATCCCGAAACCGGCCAGGGCACGGTGACCCTCGACAACGATGAGGCCAGCCGTGCTCGGCGCACCCTGGACGACGCTGCCCTCGTGCGGCTCGGCGACATCGGCCGGCGAATCGAGGAACACTTCGATTCCCTCCCGCAGGACGTCGAATGGGCATACGCCGACGACACCTTCTATGTCCTGCAGTCGCGCGCGGTCACCGGCGTCGATTTCACCTGGGATGACGACGTCGACGCCTGGCAGTGGAGCCGGCCGCATGCGGACACCATCTGGACCCGCGGATTCGCCGACGAATACTGGACCGGCGCGATCACCCCGCTGTTCTATTCGGTCCGCGGGGCAGAACAGACCAGTTCCTATCAACGCAGCGCCAAGCTCTGGGGGGCTGATCGGCTGGCCGCCTTGCCGCAGTTCAAGTACCACAAGGCCGAGGTCTACTTCAACGTCGAGAACCAGGAGGAGTTCCTCCGGTACACCTGCCCGCCGATGTTCCGTGCAGCGGCCAGTGGCTACCTTCCGCCGAGCCGTGCCGCGGCGGTGGCCGAGGACCCGTTCTCGTGGGCCGGGTACGCCAAGATCCACGCCCGCATCCTGGGGCTGGACATTACGCAGTCGTTCCACAAGTGGATCGCCTCTGTCGAGGACTACATGCAGAACCGCATCGAGGAAGCCGACGGTCTCGGTGATGAGGAACTGCGCAAGCTCACCGACCGGGCCTTGCAGAAGTACATCGACGACCGAATGGAGTTCGTCGAGGGCCTGTTGTACAACATGTGGTCCGGCTTCCAGATCCACGCATCGCTGGTGCTCAACGGTCTCGGCACACTGCTGGCCAAGTGGTACGACGGCGACAACCAGATGATCTTCGTGGACCTGATCACCGGCTTGCCCCAACGCACCATCACCCTGCAGGAGAACCTGGACCTGTGGGATCTGGCCGCTGAGATCCGCCGCAGCCCCGCCCTCAGGAAACTGTTCGAGCAGTCCGAACCGCACGAATTCTTCGACAAGCTCGCTGTCCATCCGGACGGTGCCGAGGCCCACCGCCGATACCAGCAACTTCTCAAGGATCACGGCCACCGTGGCCATGCCGACCGGGACTTCATCTTCCCGCGCCGGATCGAGGACCCGTCGATCGACTATCGCAGTCTGCAGGCGCTGCTCAGCGGTGATGGGATGCAACGGCCCGACGAGCAGGAACGTAAACAGGCCGCCAAGCGTGAGGCAGCGACCGCCGATGTGATCGCTCGGCTGGAGGCGAAACCGTTCGGCCGCTTGCGCGCCGACCTGTTCCGGATGCTCCTCGATTACGCGCATCGCTTCATGGTGCTCCGCGACGACGAACGTCACTACGTCGACCGTGCCACGATGTCAAAGAAACGAGCATTCCTCGAACTCGGACGACGGTTGTTGGCGCGCGACCTGATCGAGCGGCTTGACGACGTGTACTTCCTCACCAAGGACGAACTCTACGAACTGATGGCCGAACGCGCTCCACAGGCTTTGGTCCGCGCCAAGATCGCCGGGCGTCGAAAGCAATTCGAGGCCTTCGACCGTAAAGACGCGATCCCGCCGATGTATCTGCAACACGGCAGGGAGTGGATCGATCCCACCGAGATCAGCGGCGGGGACGTCGATCCGCGTGCACTGCAGGGGCTGCCCACCAGCCCGGGAACGGTCGAAGGACGGGCACGAGTGGTGCGGGAACTCGACGGGATCGGCTGTTTGGAGAAGGGCGACATCCTGATCACCAACAGCACCGACCCGGGGTGGACCCCGGTGTTCGCGATCATCGGGGGCTTGATCCTGGAGACCGGCGGGATGCTCGCGCACGGATCCTGTCTGTCACGCGAATACGGCCTCCCCGCTGTGACGGTTGCCAACGCGTGTTCGCACATCGCCGACGGTGCGCATATCCGCGTCGACGGACACACCGGCATGGTGTCGGTGCTGGACGACGAACTCGCTGCGGCACGATGA
- a CDS encoding tyrosine-protein phosphatase, with product MGRHSMFPSAPNFRDLGGLRTEDGRKVRHGVLYRSEAPSVFDPEDLNRLGTLGIRLVCDLRNPAEIAEDDPVVEGTRRITIPVLPEVRTGGPDLIRELISDHTGGLARANMIRSYSTMPAVFEPYFAGLITEILDGNLPMLVHCTGGKDRSGFVVALLLAAVGVEFDAIVADYELSRKAMDRNAIRRLLVGPTGRSGLAENTEISDEVLDAMTVDRAYLKAVFEAAADRHGSLEQYIEVAGQLDADRRSRLRDALLE from the coding sequence ATGGGGCGGCACTCGATGTTCCCGAGCGCGCCGAACTTCCGCGATCTCGGGGGACTGAGAACCGAAGACGGCCGGAAAGTCCGCCACGGTGTCCTCTACCGGTCCGAAGCGCCCTCGGTTTTCGACCCCGAGGATCTGAACCGGTTGGGCACGCTGGGAATCCGACTGGTGTGTGATCTCCGGAATCCGGCGGAGATCGCGGAGGACGATCCGGTGGTCGAGGGAACTCGGAGAATCACCATCCCGGTGCTCCCCGAGGTGCGCACCGGGGGGCCGGACCTCATCAGGGAACTGATCTCGGACCACACCGGAGGGCTGGCCCGCGCCAACATGATCAGGTCGTACTCGACCATGCCCGCGGTGTTCGAACCGTATTTCGCCGGTCTGATCACCGAGATCCTCGACGGCAACCTGCCCATGCTGGTGCACTGCACCGGCGGCAAGGACCGGTCCGGGTTCGTCGTTGCGCTGTTGCTGGCCGCGGTCGGAGTCGAGTTCGACGCGATCGTCGCTGACTATGAGTTGAGCCGGAAGGCAATGGATCGCAATGCGATCCGCAGATTGCTCGTTGGTCCCACCGGGCGCAGCGGGCTGGCTGAGAACACCGAGATCAGCGATGAGGTGCTCGACGCGATGACCGTTGACCGGGCCTACCTCAAGGCGGTGTTCGAGGCCGCCGCGGATCGTCACGGGTCCCTCGAGCAGTACA